The following proteins are encoded in a genomic region of Arachis ipaensis cultivar K30076 chromosome B02, Araip1.1, whole genome shotgun sequence:
- the LOC110268904 gene encoding uncharacterized protein LOC110268904 isoform X5, giving the protein MRDLQESSKYQYHEQLWDSPFSHSLPSCLKPTAKYKGSQGFDHYLTVRCNGGLNQMRTGVFGLLLLAPEPGNLIYQTW; this is encoded by the exons ATGCGTGAT TTGCAGGAGTCAAGCAAGTACCAGTACCATGAGCAACTTTGGGATTCTCCTTTTAGCCATTCATTACCCAGCTGTCTCAAGCCAACTGCTAAATATAAAG GTTCTCAAGGATTTGATCACTATCTTACCGTGAGATGCAATGGTGGACTAAATCAAATGCGAACTGGT GTGTTTGGATTACTACTTTTGGCACCAGAACCTGGGAATTTGAT ATATCAGACATGGTAG
- the LOC110268904 gene encoding uncharacterized protein At1g04910-like isoform X1 gives MRDLQESSKYQYHEQLWDSPFSHSLPSCLKPTAKYKGSQGFDHYLTVRCNGGLNQMRTGISDMVAMAHIMNATLVIPQLDKRSFGQDSRWLREEDGGSAATLSRRRWRCSRRRDSTVKTVGSSGSGFVVSFPAREFS, from the exons ATGCGTGAT TTGCAGGAGTCAAGCAAGTACCAGTACCATGAGCAACTTTGGGATTCTCCTTTTAGCCATTCATTACCCAGCTGTCTCAAGCCAACTGCTAAATATAAAG GTTCTCAAGGATTTGATCACTATCTTACCGTGAGATGCAATGGTGGACTAAATCAAATGCGAACTGGT ATATCAGACATGGTAGCTATGGCACATATAATGAATGCAACTTTAGTCATCCCTCAATTGGATAAACGTTCGTTCGGGCAAGACTCAAG GTGGCTCCGAGAAGAGGATGGCGGGTCGGCGGCGACACTATCCAGAAGAAGGTGGCGATGCTCGAGACGGAGAGACTCGACGGTCAAGACTGTTGGGTCGTCTGGATCTGGGTTTGTTGTATCTTTCCCAGCAAGGGAGTTTAGTTAA
- the LOC110268904 gene encoding uncharacterized protein At1g04910-like isoform X4, translated as MRDLQESSKYQYHEQLWDSPFSHSLPSCLKPTAKYKGSQGFDHYLTVRCNGGLNQMRTGISDMVAMAHIMNATLVIPQLDKRSFGQDSSV; from the exons ATGCGTGAT TTGCAGGAGTCAAGCAAGTACCAGTACCATGAGCAACTTTGGGATTCTCCTTTTAGCCATTCATTACCCAGCTGTCTCAAGCCAACTGCTAAATATAAAG GTTCTCAAGGATTTGATCACTATCTTACCGTGAGATGCAATGGTGGACTAAATCAAATGCGAACTGGT ATATCAGACATGGTAGCTATGGCACATATAATGAATGCAACTTTAGTCATCCCTCAATTGGATAAACGTTCGTTCGGGCAAGACTCAAG
- the LOC110268904 gene encoding uncharacterized protein At1g04910-like isoform X3, with amino-acid sequence MRDLQESSKYQYHEQLWDSPFSHSLPSCLKPTAKYKGSQGFDHYLTVRCNGGLNQMRTGISDMVAMAHIMNATLVIPQLDKRSFGQDSSHS; translated from the exons ATGCGTGAT TTGCAGGAGTCAAGCAAGTACCAGTACCATGAGCAACTTTGGGATTCTCCTTTTAGCCATTCATTACCCAGCTGTCTCAAGCCAACTGCTAAATATAAAG GTTCTCAAGGATTTGATCACTATCTTACCGTGAGATGCAATGGTGGACTAAATCAAATGCGAACTGGT ATATCAGACATGGTAGCTATGGCACATATAATGAATGCAACTTTAGTCATCCCTCAATTGGATAAACGTTCGTTCGGGCAAGACTCAAG TCATTCATAA
- the LOC110268904 gene encoding uncharacterized protein LOC110268904 isoform X2 — protein sequence MQWWTKSNANWCVWITTFGTRTWEFDISDMVAMAHIMNATLVIPQLDKRSFGQDSRWLREEDGGSAATLSRRRWRCSRRRDSTVKTVGSSGSGFVVSFPAREFS from the exons ATGCAATGGTGGACTAAATCAAATGCGAACTGGT GTGTTTGGATTACTACTTTTGGCACCAGAACCTGGGAATTTGAT ATATCAGACATGGTAGCTATGGCACATATAATGAATGCAACTTTAGTCATCCCTCAATTGGATAAACGTTCGTTCGGGCAAGACTCAAG GTGGCTCCGAGAAGAGGATGGCGGGTCGGCGGCGACACTATCCAGAAGAAGGTGGCGATGCTCGAGACGGAGAGACTCGACGGTCAAGACTGTTGGGTCGTCTGGATCTGGGTTTGTTGTATCTTTCCCAGCAAGGGAGTTTAGTTAA